A single window of Ananas comosus cultivar F153 linkage group 19, ASM154086v1, whole genome shotgun sequence DNA harbors:
- the LOC109725003 gene encoding uncharacterized protein LOC109725003 — translation MGKVLVSIIALLVTLSHLGACHGVKPVPAGEQGNKIIPAQAAVSSSICNSCLESSRRAEKELNDVNLFEEVDILISEGCSSLPPNFKAKCLAESRAFVDEARVSLANLFHKETLCGRTGLCTDSKYALPTNNDQLLVLPTMSPRREDQTCLDCRKGVKNIAAALRKPKIKIKVMKTVLALCEEAEEEERTCKDKIRNYVNLILTGLDNVRASELCRLLGMCDAGNSV, via the exons ATGGGAAAAGTCCTGGTATCCATTATTGCTCTCCTTGTTACACTATCGCATCTGGGTGCGTGCCATGGAGTAAAGCCAGTCCCAGCTGGGGAACAAG GAAACAAGATCATTCCGGCACAAGCCGCGGTGTCCAGCTCAATCTGCAACTCATGTTTGGAGTCTTCAAGAAGAGCTGAAAAGGAACTGAACGATGTAAACCTGTTTGAAGAGGTTGACATACTGATAAGTGAAGGGTGCAGCTCTTTGCCGCCTAATTTTAAAGCCAAG TGTTTGGCGGAGTCCAGAGCTTTCGTAGATGAAGCCAGAGTATCTTTGGCGAACTTGTTCCACAAAGAAACTCTTTGCGGCAGGACGGGATTATGCACGGACAGCAAATATGCGCTTCCGACTAATAATGATCAGCTACTTGTATTGCCCACCATGTCGCCCAGG AGGGAGGATCAAACGTGCTTGGATTGCCGAAAAGGGGTAAAGAATATTGCTGCTGCATTAAGGAAACCAAAGATTAAG ATAAAAGTAATGAAGACTGTTCTCGCATTATGCGAAGAAGCAGAGGAGGAGGAACGCACG TGCAAGGACAAAATCCGCAATTATGTCAATCTCATCCTGACAGGGCTCGACAACGTCAGAGCAAGTGAACTGTGCCGCCTCCTGGGTATGTGCGACGCGGGCAATTCCGTTTGA